In Oceaniferula marina, the following proteins share a genomic window:
- a CDS encoding M3 family metallopeptidase, translating to MPNKHPFLAEDYHIRWSTLTPEHVEADIDMALEQAEAALDQIRNLDDQEVTYTNTFMALETATEGLDRAWGRLNHLDSVSNSEEQRQALNAVLPKVSAFYSAIPLDPVIWSKLKAFSHTPECSSLDATRSRHVEETCASFVQSGAELPDDKKSRVSDIQARLSEITQKFSENVLDSTNAWELVIEDPQRLAGLPDSAVAAALADAQSKGLGDEAEPKWRFTLQYPSMGPVMEYAADDELRKEIWEAGNTVGFDGDFDNTDLIWEILKLRQEKAELLGFGDFADLTLERRMARDGHTALQFTEKLHDQIESRFRQEMESLKEWKAEQIGETPELMQPWEVSYWAEKRRKAEYDIDDEALRPYFPLDRVMDGMFSIVSKLYNIRIEERATGEDIETWHPECCFYDLYDHQTGELLGSFYADWHPRESKRGGAWMNSFETGLPPMDGEPREPHLGLMVGNMTKPIGDQPALMTHREVETIFHEFGHLLHHLLGNVTVKSLAGTNVAWDFVELPSQIMENFCWARGSLDHFARHYETGEPIPEALYQKMLAARNYMSATAFMRQLALGKLDLDLHINQGAYQGWDLDEVDREILADYRVAMASEGPTMARRFNHLFSSPTGYAAGYYSYKWAEVLDADAFTRFEKEGILNPETGMAFRECILSKGNSLPADELYRSFMGRDPDQQALLRRAGLA from the coding sequence ATGCCAAACAAGCACCCGTTTTTAGCTGAAGATTATCATATCCGCTGGTCTACGCTCACGCCCGAGCACGTTGAGGCCGATATCGACATGGCTCTGGAACAAGCCGAAGCCGCTCTTGACCAAATCCGTAACCTCGACGACCAGGAGGTGACGTATACCAATACCTTTATGGCGTTGGAAACGGCGACAGAAGGTTTGGATCGGGCATGGGGACGATTGAACCATTTGGATTCAGTCAGCAATAGTGAGGAGCAGCGCCAGGCCTTGAATGCCGTGTTGCCCAAAGTGTCTGCCTTTTACTCGGCCATTCCTCTCGACCCGGTGATTTGGTCCAAGCTCAAAGCCTTTTCCCATACCCCAGAGTGTTCTTCTCTGGATGCAACGCGCTCACGGCATGTTGAGGAAACCTGTGCCAGTTTTGTCCAGTCGGGTGCCGAGCTTCCCGATGATAAAAAGAGCCGGGTGTCCGATATCCAGGCGCGCCTCTCTGAGATTACCCAGAAATTCAGTGAGAATGTGTTGGATTCAACCAATGCCTGGGAACTCGTGATCGAAGACCCCCAGCGCTTGGCTGGGTTGCCTGATTCCGCTGTGGCGGCAGCACTGGCCGATGCTCAGTCCAAGGGGCTCGGGGATGAGGCTGAGCCCAAATGGCGTTTTACCCTCCAGTATCCTTCGATGGGACCTGTGATGGAATATGCCGCCGATGATGAGTTGCGCAAGGAGATCTGGGAAGCCGGGAACACGGTTGGCTTTGACGGAGATTTTGATAACACCGATCTGATTTGGGAGATTTTGAAGTTGCGTCAAGAAAAGGCTGAGTTGTTAGGATTCGGCGATTTTGCAGATTTGACACTTGAGCGGAGAATGGCACGGGATGGTCATACGGCTCTCCAGTTCACAGAAAAACTGCATGACCAAATTGAGTCCCGCTTCCGTCAGGAAATGGAATCGCTCAAGGAGTGGAAGGCGGAGCAAATCGGTGAAACTCCCGAGTTGATGCAGCCGTGGGAGGTCAGCTACTGGGCTGAAAAACGTCGTAAGGCCGAGTATGATATCGATGATGAAGCCCTGCGTCCCTACTTCCCGCTGGACCGGGTGATGGACGGTATGTTCAGCATCGTTAGCAAGCTTTACAATATCCGGATTGAAGAACGTGCAACCGGAGAAGACATTGAAACCTGGCATCCGGAGTGTTGTTTTTATGACCTCTATGATCATCAGACAGGTGAGTTGTTAGGATCTTTTTATGCCGATTGGCATCCGCGCGAAAGTAAACGTGGTGGCGCATGGATGAACTCCTTCGAAACCGGCTTGCCACCGATGGATGGTGAACCGCGTGAACCGCACCTTGGCTTGATGGTTGGTAATATGACCAAGCCAATCGGTGATCAGCCGGCGCTGATGACCCACCGTGAGGTGGAAACGATTTTTCATGAATTCGGGCACCTACTGCATCATTTGTTAGGAAATGTAACGGTTAAGTCTTTAGCGGGAACCAATGTTGCCTGGGACTTCGTTGAGTTGCCGTCCCAGATCATGGAGAACTTCTGCTGGGCGCGTGGCAGTTTGGATCATTTTGCCCGTCATTATGAAACCGGCGAGCCGATTCCTGAAGCGTTGTATCAGAAGATGCTGGCCGCTCGGAATTACATGAGTGCCACGGCATTCATGCGTCAGTTGGCGTTGGGTAAATTGGATTTGGATTTGCACATCAACCAGGGTGCCTATCAGGGGTGGGATTTGGATGAAGTGGACCGGGAAATCCTTGCAGATTATCGTGTCGCGATGGCCAGCGAGGGGCCGACGATGGCTCGTCGATTCAACCATCTGTTTTCTTCACCCACGGGTTATGCTGCCGGGTATTATTCTTATAAATGGGCGGAGGTGTTGGATGCGGATGCCTTCACTCGTTTTGAGAAAGAAGGCATTCTCAACCCGGAAACCGGGATGGCATTTCGCGAGTGTATTTTGAGTAAAGGAAACTCGCTGCCTGCGGATGAGCTGTATCGTAGTTTCATGGGCAGGGATCCCGACCAGCAGGCCCTGCTTCGTCGAGCCGGACTGGCTTGA
- a CDS encoding asparaginase domain-containing protein: MNTVRDLKLLVVTVGGTIDKVYFDASSEYEVGDPMVPHVFQGTHVSLDYSVLPLMRKDSLEMTGEDRQMIRETCEQADESCILITHGTDTMADTAEYLMGIEGKTIVLTGALAPARFRETDAIYNLGCATGAVQSLPPGVYVTMNGRVFPAGQVRKNRAAQCFEWVEKH; the protein is encoded by the coding sequence ATGAATACGGTCAGGGATTTAAAATTGTTAGTTGTTACGGTGGGAGGAACCATCGACAAGGTGTACTTTGACGCGAGTTCTGAGTATGAGGTCGGGGATCCGATGGTGCCTCACGTGTTTCAGGGGACGCATGTGTCATTGGATTATTCAGTGTTACCTTTGATGCGTAAAGATAGTCTGGAGATGACAGGCGAGGATCGGCAGATGATACGGGAAACCTGTGAGCAGGCTGACGAATCTTGTATTCTTATTACGCATGGAACAGACACCATGGCGGATACGGCCGAGTATTTGATGGGGATCGAGGGGAAAACGATCGTGTTGACCGGAGCCTTGGCTCCTGCCCGCTTCCGGGAGACGGATGCCATCTACAATCTGGGATGTGCTACCGGCGCGGTACAGTCGCTTCCTCCCGGGGTGTATGTGACCATGAACGGTCGGGTGTTTCCCGCTGGGCAGGTTCGTAAAAACCGTGCGGCGCAGTGTTTTGAGTGGGTTGAAAAGCATTAA
- a CDS encoding ABC transporter ATP-binding protein: protein MASVTLHHLEKTYPGEGKSKQVLAVKNIDLEIRDGEFMVLVGPSGCAKSTTLRMIAGLESITGGEVLIDGRCVNRVAPKNRDIAMVFQNYALYPHMSVYDNMAFGLKLQKLGKKEIRARVDEAAEILGLESLLQRKPKALSGGQRQRVAVGRAIVRKPKVFLFDEPLSNLDAKMRVSMRSEIIRLHERLGATMIYVTHDQTEAMTMGDRITVMHEGEIMQVDTPLNLYHRPANRFVAGFIGSPQMNFIPGEVQSRDGHLWFIEHGKGGFELELPQPRFDRVENRRVVLGIRPEDIAWSERRGIGVKIRNTEPMGAETYVHCRSEAGAEVTLRVDGDCLCEVGSSASIDLVSERIHLFDANSGQSLLAEELGSA, encoded by the coding sequence ATGGCCTCAGTCACCTTGCATCATTTGGAAAAAACATACCCCGGGGAGGGGAAATCCAAGCAGGTGCTGGCAGTTAAAAATATTGATTTGGAGATTCGGGACGGTGAGTTCATGGTTTTGGTCGGGCCTTCCGGCTGTGCCAAGTCGACCACGCTCCGGATGATTGCGGGCCTGGAAAGCATCACAGGCGGTGAAGTCCTGATCGACGGTCGATGTGTCAATCGGGTGGCGCCGAAAAACCGGGACATTGCCATGGTCTTTCAGAACTATGCCCTGTATCCACACATGTCCGTGTATGATAACATGGCGTTTGGCTTGAAATTGCAGAAGCTGGGCAAGAAGGAGATTCGTGCCAGAGTGGACGAAGCGGCCGAAATCCTTGGTTTGGAGTCGTTGCTTCAGCGTAAGCCCAAGGCTCTGTCAGGAGGTCAGCGTCAGCGGGTAGCTGTGGGGCGTGCCATTGTAAGAAAGCCCAAGGTGTTTTTATTTGATGAACCATTGTCGAACCTGGATGCCAAGATGCGGGTGTCGATGCGTTCCGAGATTATCCGGCTGCATGAACGTCTTGGCGCGACGATGATTTACGTGACGCATGATCAAACGGAGGCGATGACCATGGGAGACCGGATCACTGTGATGCATGAGGGAGAAATCATGCAGGTGGATACGCCCTTGAATTTGTACCACCGACCGGCCAACCGCTTTGTCGCAGGCTTTATTGGGAGCCCGCAGATGAATTTTATCCCTGGGGAAGTGCAGAGCCGTGACGGACATTTGTGGTTTATCGAGCACGGGAAGGGGGGCTTTGAGTTGGAACTGCCGCAGCCCCGCTTTGATCGGGTGGAAAACCGCCGCGTGGTGCTCGGAATTCGTCCTGAGGACATTGCTTGGAGTGAGCGGCGAGGGATTGGAGTGAAGATCCGGAATACCGAACCCATGGGGGCGGAAACCTACGTGCATTGTCGGAGCGAAGCCGGTGCCGAAGTGACGCTTCGGGTTGATGGCGATTGTTTGTGTGAGGTGGGTTCCAGTGCGTCCATTGACTTGGTCTCCGAGAGGATTCACTTGTTTGATGCCAATAGCGGACAATCCTTGTTAGCTGAAGAGCTGGGTAGTGCGTAA